The nucleotide sequence GCGGGACAGAGAAGCTCTCCAAGCAGTAGGACTTCCCCGAGCACTGTCCTCCAAGAAGTCAGCCTTGCAGAAATGGTGAGTTGCTGGAGGCAGCCTGGTGTCCTCAGGCGTTCTCCCCACCACTGTGGTCATCTGATCTGGATCAAGGCAGGTGGACTAGGATAGAGAATGAGTAGGAGGCACTTAGACGGTAAAACAATTAGCCAGACTTGGGTGGTTTGCCATTGCCAGAGCCAAGGAGGGCATCTACCAAATGCCAGATGCATCCTCTCTGCAGAAATTGCCGCTCACTGCAGGCAAAGTATTTGGAATTTGGCACaggctcctgtccctgctgtgagCACGCAGTTCTCTGTTTGCTCCCCTGTTTATCCTCCATGACAACACGTCTAGCATCCTTATGTCCTCTGCCCACCACGCTGGTTCCTCTCTTGAGTATCTTGCTGGAGAAAGCTCTGAGGAGTGAAGGACCCAGGGAGATTGTGCTGAGCCATCTCTCAGTGTAGCTTATCCTGAGTTACAGAGTCAGCTCTCCATTATCTGGCCAGACAAGGAGCTGGAGCACTATGAATGATGGAAAAGCCTGGAGAATATGTAAACCGTGGGAGCTGTGGCTACTGAGAACAAATACaccacagcagccctgcccaAGACCATTGCAGATGTCTCTCCATCTGCAGTATAATGAATATTGGTATTTTCAGAGGGCCAGGAATTCAGTGGTTGCTGTTTAGTGCATTGATGCAAGCCTGCTATgcctttaaaacagaaagactATGTGTCAGCTGAGGGATGCTGAGTGATATGGTGATATTGGGCAGTGGGAGATGAGATTGCAGGACCTGGAGCCCTGTTCCCCATCGTGGGAACTCGagcccacacacacacccacaaaGATGCTTCTGTTTTGGCACAGGATTCACTTACCTGAACTCCagagaaaacttgaaagagcaagTGAAAAGGGGTTTTGGTAAGGCTGCAGGCGGGCTGTGAGGATAATTAATAGGGATTGCAGGAAGGGTTGGTGACATCGCCAGGTGGGCAGGGAAAAGTCAAGTCAGAACATGTGGTGAGCCTTTGATGACAGCAGATGGAGATGATAATGTCCTGGCCTCACAGCTGGGTACTCCACTGGAAATAGACCCATCAAACCACTGCGTGCCAGGAAGATCGCATAAATAAAGTCTAGTGGCCTGACTAGGGGTCGGGGAATTTTCAGGATCCTATCTTGGTTAAGCCACTGAATCATGGCTTGACTTGAGAGGAGGCGCAAGACATTCTGAGCTACAAATCAGTGCAGTCAGAAAATAAAGACTACTGCAAATCCCGctagaaaacatgaagggggaaatttcctgggaaaaccaataaaaatatgGTTGAGCTGTTGACCAGAATTATGTCAGAGCACTTCACACTGGTGAAGAGCTGCGTCTCTGCTCGGCGAGGCTCCCTCCATCCCGGGGTGCGCAGCAGAACGGTTCACCTGGCCTTTCTCCCCCGTGCTCCAGGCATCCCAGAGGATCGCCAACCAGCTGCACGGAACCAtcgccctggtgagacctggCTCCAGACCCTGCCTCCTGGAGAAAAGTCCTTCAGGGGCAGCAGTGTCTCCACCCATGAGGAAGCCTCCTCTCCCACTGGAGCGcgagcacagccccagccttgAGAGGTGAGCTGCTTGCCCCAGGGGTGGTGGTGTGGGGCTGACCCATGGCCCGCTGCagctgtcccaccaggcagATGGCAATGAGGTGGTTGGTATTTGCCATATCTGCCCATCTTCTTCTCCAGACTTCTCCCACAGCCTTGTGGGGGCAGGGGGGATCTCTCAGTTTACACCAGCAAAAGATGACTGGAATCCAGTCTGATGAAATCAGCCTCTTGTTGCTCCAGTTTTGTCAGACAGACTCGTAAAGCGAACGGGGTGCCCCCACCTCGGGGAGCAGAAGGACTTGCCCCCCGGGAGGCAGCAATCCCAGCTCCTCCTTATCTATTCTAATGGGCTTTTCTGCAGGGCTCAGCACCTCCCCGGGCTTATCCTGCCCATGGATTTAAGGAGCACAGAGGGATAAGCAAAGCCAGTGAGTTCACCTGTAGAGCCAGCCAGtttcccagagctgggagcagatCTGCTGAGAGCTCCCGGGAAAAGCTCACACACGTGGAAGCTGCCAAATAACCAGTGACAGCAGGGGCTGGGTTTGCAGGACAGGTTCTTACACCATACCAACATTCTTAGTATGGCTGTACAAATCTCCCATTGAGTGAGATTAGGGGAGGGTGGGCTGCTCCTCTGTCCTGGAGCTGTTCAGGCCCACCAAGGCACTAGGAAAGCCCAAAGTGGAGGTAGTTAGGATGCTTCTGGCTGTAAGGCAAGGTTTGACAAGTGACTCCTCAGCAGCAACACTGACGTGAGCCGTCACCGCATCCTCCACTTGCTCAACCCcctgcctggagctgctgtgacCCAGGGACAGGAGAGCGCTGCTGGATGGTGATGTGGAGACCTGCTGCCGGCTGCCTGACCCCCACGGCCACCAGGACCCTTCTCCCCAGCATAGCACCCAAAGGCAGGAGTGGTGCACAGGCCAAGGGCTGCCACAGGGCacagaaagagcaggagaaacCACACACATCACCTGCTGGAGCTGAGAAATCACGTGAAAAATCTCTAATTaacctgattatttttttcctccttcttttagTTATTTAACAGCAAGCAAACCAGACTCCCCCAAGGTTGCTCCATCATATGAAAACCTAAAAATGACTGCACggagagagcagctctgcctcctgcacAAGCACCTTtccctgcaccagctggggctGATGAGCAACTGCGCCTCGGGTGACCGGGatggcagcagcttctccagccatTTGCTCAGGTCCAAAGATGCCGATGGCAGGACAAGGTCGCATGACGGCTGGGAAGATCACGCAGCCTTACTGAAGCTTCCTGCCACCATGGTGTACGTGAGGGATCAGCACctggaggagaagctgcagctcctcaagCACAGGGAGCGGCTCCAGCATTTCCTCATGCAGCAGTGCCAGCCCGGCCAGCGGGCAGACGGAGACCCAAAGCCCGTCCAAGAGGAGCGGCCACTCTCTCCGTGGCTGAGCATCACACCGGGATGCAAGGAGGAAAGGTCCTTCCTGGAGGATGCCATGGAtgggaaagcagagaaggaTCTTTGGCTGACCCGAGACAGCTTCAAGCTCCGAGGAAAGGTGGAGGCAACAAGGGACGATGGTGCAGATGCACCACTGGATCTGTCAGACTCCGGCCGCGGCAGGGAAATGGGCTGGCACAACCGTCGGGAGCCACGGGGGGCTGGTAGCCCACGGCCAAGCCCCAGGGAGAGCCCTGCCTTGCCAGCAGCCCGTGGCCCCTGTGGGAGACACGGGACAGAGAGGGACAACTTGTGCTTCCCCTGCCACTGGCCCAATGCCACCCAAGCACTGCCTGATGCTGtcaaggaggaggaagaagaggaggaggaggcggcagctGTGGTGAGTACAGCTCCTGTTGGCATCAAACAGCCCTGGTGCCAGCGCTGTTTTGACCACCGTGAATATCCCCATGAGAAGATGGCTTTGCTGCATGTGAAGCCAACAGGGATGTATTGCACATGGTAAAGCCATGGCTGTCCAGCCCTGGTCCTCATTCCCTACCCACCCCCTCCTCCGGTGCCCGTCTGTGGGTTTCCATCCAGGTCCAAGGGCCACtgtgcagcagcacctgcatcCCGTCCCTGCCGGTCAGTGCAGGAGGGTGCTGGGCTCCCCTGTAACACGCCACGAGTGCATAGAAATACCTCTGCAGTGCTCGTCCCCACGGGTGTCACAGTCATCACGTAGGGGCTGGGGACTGCCCTTTTGTCCTGCCTGGCAAAGGCAGGGTTTCGATAGCTGAGATAATATCTGGTGTTGATGGGACTGCTGCCCTCCCTCTGTCTTACAGCTTGCTTTCTCACAGGCACATCCAACAAACAAGTCCATGCCGAGCAACCCAGAGGCTCTTCCAGAGACCAGGGTGAGACTGGCTGTCAGCGCACAGAAGGGAGAACCAGGTAAAAAGCCTCAGGCAAATGTGACGCTGGAGACAGCAAGAGCAAAAGGTGCATTTTGGTGAAGGTACCTCACAGCTGGGAGCTctctgtgctgagctctgcacCACCTGCAATCCCTGCTGACTGAAGCAATAGTCACCCCACATGGGACACCCTTCCAGGGATGCAggtgctgccagctcccagctctTTTGGGACATTGAGGAAACTCTTAAGTTTGACACTTCTGTCCTTGAGGGCTCAGTTTTCAAACCTAGGGATGCTCAAAATTTAGGCTCAGTACCTGTAGGGAGAAAACCCTGGCTGTTCTGGAGTAAAGCCCAGCATCTCTGCCCCGCACCGAGCAGGAGCCACCCATGGGGTGACCTTGCACACCCTGCAGAGCACCCTGCACCCAGCTGCTGGGTGTCTTGGAGTTTTCTAGCAGCTGAAGATATTGGTTTAGCATTGACCTATTCACAAAACCCTGAAAAACCATCCCTGTCTGTGCCCCCTTGCTCCAAAGAGTGCCCAGTGCTGGCACAGCACGGAGGGTTGAGCATGGAGGAAGGGATGCTGGTACCTGCAGCAGGTTGGAGACGAtgctctcttccctttccttgctcCATCCTGTGTACAagcctttcccttcccaaaacCAGCAGTGCCCGCAgtctggggacacagggtgctTTCTCCCTGTCCAGTTGCAGTAGGatgtgggcagcaggtttgcCGGATGGGTGGGAGGCAGCAGCCAtggggagaagagcaggacGCACGTCTGCTGAGAGCTGCTCAGGACCAGCCTTACTGGCTCAGCCAGAAAGTTGAGCTCGCCTGGATTAGTTGGTCTGGGCGTGTCGGAGCAGTTTGGGAACACTCTCCAGAGCAGGATTTTGCACagttaataaaatttaaaaaaaaaaaaaaaaaaagtcttccatGATTTACATGCTAAGGAGATATCATCATAGCAGAAGAATTTCAGCTGATTACATTCTGGGTGTGGGAATACGGGACTTTCTTCAGTTCTCACCTGAAGCTTGACAGAAAGCCCAGGAAACAATACACAAATACTTCTGCACTTTCTAGTGAACTTTAACCCATGGAAAGATAAAGTGAGGATGGGATCAAACTACAGGGGCTCTGGGAGTgcctgaaagcagcagcatctgctctcccagctgggcaggggcagctctgccaaCAGCCCCACCCTGGCTAGATGTGGGTGTCAGGAGCAAGAAATGTGGAGGTCCTGGAATATTCCTGCCCCTCGGAGGAGGGCACAGTTCTGTCCCCAGCCCTTTCTGCCCTCCACGGCCAGCATGGGTTGCTGCTGTGGATGCAGACAGGGTGATGCCACCGCCAGCAAGGCTCAGCCACTGACCGGGGCAGCTTGGCTCTGTGCAAAGGTTGAGTGTGTGTCTGGTGCGTGCAGGTACATGTCTGGGGTTGTGTAGCCCCAGGGCCTGCATGCAGAAAAATCCTTTTGCTGGGCAGGGAAGCAGCTTCCccacctttccttcctctgctccttgGAATGTGTGCCCTGCCAAAGAGCCATTGACCGGCACGGGCAGCAAACTTGAGGATTGTCCATTTTGGCCTCTTCACCCAGACATGCTCCTCCCCATCTGGATCTCAAATGAGATGGCACAGTTGGGGGTTTTAAATACACCTCAGGTTCCCAATCTGCACCTGGCCATGGATTTCAGGGCGCCACTTGCAACCTTGGGGTGGTAAAGTCCTAGAGATGCAGATTCACTGGGAACTCGTTCCCCAACAGAGCCCTGTTGGACCTTCCATAAACCTTCATCTCAAGCCATGTAGCTCAAAGTGCCTTTGCTTTGCAACACAGTTTATTGCTGAATCTGTTTTCTGCCTTGATGGCTCCCAGAGGCTGTACCACCAGCTCTGCATCTGCTCGTGAGCTTGTCGGGTTCCCTGCCAGCCAAAAGAAAACCcttctttttgtgtttccttAGATGATGATGATGCTGAGTCTGGGAAGCAGGAATCTGATGAGCCAGACACGACGGACAGCGAGGTGTG is from Caloenas nicobarica isolate bCalNic1 chromosome 15, bCalNic1.hap1, whole genome shotgun sequence and encodes:
- the RBBP8NL gene encoding RBBP8 N-terminal-like protein encodes the protein MSTESFAEFLNKLKEIHEKEVQGLQSKLMELTTEKCRDAQRIEELFAKNHQLREQQKVLKENVKVLENRLRAGLCDRCMVTQELAKKKQNEYETSHFQSLQHIFILTNETNRLREENKTLKEELKRLRSLEDETKHPGVTSRESSSTSNSPLALLSPTSRNAGPEKAAHRGAEEALHDMPGPELGEEKPAGQRSSPSSRTSPSTVLQEVSLAEMASQRIANQLHGTIALVRPGSRPCLLEKSPSGAAVSPPMRKPPLPLEREHSPSLESYLTASKPDSPKVAPSYENLKMTARREQLCLLHKHLSLHQLGLMSNCASGDRDGSSFSSHLLRSKDADGRTRSHDGWEDHAALLKLPATMVYVRDQHLEEKLQLLKHRERLQHFLMQQCQPGQRADGDPKPVQEERPLSPWLSITPGCKEERSFLEDAMDGKAEKDLWLTRDSFKLRGKVEATRDDGADAPLDLSDSGRGREMGWHNRREPRGAGSPRPSPRESPALPAARGPCGRHGTERDNLCFPCHWPNATQALPDAVKEEEEEEEEAAAVLAFSQAHPTNKSMPSNPEALPETRVRLAVSAQKGEPDDDDAESGKQESDEPDTTDSEVAAPYEDDILQEAQADGKYFCTKDKSHALQKKRKRGQDPWTKGAKKPTRGRKKVKVEQCSTGITKELENCSASHKDASEES